In Euphorbia lathyris chromosome 10, ddEupLath1.1, whole genome shotgun sequence, a single genomic region encodes these proteins:
- the LOC136207942 gene encoding protein cornichon homolog 1 isoform X2, producing MAWDLVFWLICLFGNFGLLAMVFHELLCLTDLEADQMNPFEATACINKWILPEFILQGVICILFLLTGHWLMFLFAAPLTCYHVMLFMKREHLIDVTEVFRNLNFEKKLRMIKLGIYLIFFSILIFRLILSAVYMITDEDGGEW from the exons ATGGCGTGGGACTTGGTTTTCTGGTTAATCTGTTTGTTCGGCAATTTCGGTCTCCTCGCTATGGTCTTTCATGAG CTTTTGTGCTTAACAGACCTGGAGGCTGATCAGATGAATCCCTTTGAAGCAACAGCTTGCATTAACAAGTGGATTCTTCCTGAGTTCATTTTGCAAGGAGTAATCTGCATTCTTTTCCTCTTAACTGGACACTGGCTGATGTTTCTCTTTGCAGCCCCCCTCACTTGCTATCACGTAATGCT GTTTATGAAGCGAGAACATCTTATTGATGTCACTGAAGTTTTCAGAaatcttaattttgagaagaagCTAAGAATGATCAAGCTTGGCATCTACTTGATCTTCTTCTCTATCCTCATTTTCAG GCTTATACTAAGTGCGGTCTATATGATAACAGATGAGGATGGGGGCGAGTGGTGA
- the LOC136207942 gene encoding protein cornichon homolog 1 isoform X1, with translation MAWDLVFWLICLFGNFGLLAMVFHELLCLTDLEADQMNPFEATACINKWILPEFILQGVICILFLLTGHWLMFLFAAPLTCYHVMLFMKREHLIDVTEVFRNLNFEKKLRMIKLGIYLIFFSILIFRIIAGSLSIESHEDLDYRTSFVTF, from the exons ATGGCGTGGGACTTGGTTTTCTGGTTAATCTGTTTGTTCGGCAATTTCGGTCTCCTCGCTATGGTCTTTCATGAG CTTTTGTGCTTAACAGACCTGGAGGCTGATCAGATGAATCCCTTTGAAGCAACAGCTTGCATTAACAAGTGGATTCTTCCTGAGTTCATTTTGCAAGGAGTAATCTGCATTCTTTTCCTCTTAACTGGACACTGGCTGATGTTTCTCTTTGCAGCCCCCCTCACTTGCTATCACGTAATGCT GTTTATGAAGCGAGAACATCTTATTGATGTCACTGAAGTTTTCAGAaatcttaattttgagaagaagCTAAGAATGATCAAGCTTGGCATCTACTTGATCTTCTTCTCTATCCTCATTTTCAG AATAATTGCAGGGAGCTTGTCAATTGAGAGCCATGAAGATTTAGACTATCGTACATCTTTTGTCACATTCTAG
- the LOC136209922 gene encoding aspartic proteinase CDR1-like encodes MASLFIFSLISTLVISNTVLAAKLSEKGVSLKAPLLHWSSPESPYYKPNSTKRDLIQASIRASHARTRHIGNKISGKYSGKWAVSPVTWIDGEFVMKFSVGTPPVDTYATPDTGSDLVWLQCGSPSCSHCFKQRNPYFDPSKSTTYKRLQCRDPDCRTALGDQHSNCKQSTDTCTYHAEYADGSYSEGVVIEDVFTFVEDLDPVGNYTIKDAIFGCGFKNTQGIPDPDNGYEAPGIVGLSSEPSSLVSQLTLGHLKLFSYCIAQEKENAKIEIRFGIAASVSGDSTALAPNKYGLYFLRDVEGLYSDENKIKAPEWVFQYADGGLGGVLIDTGTTNTIFNHFVVENLVLVLKDQIAAVSRIDESNSGYSLCYEREEWSSVTLPDIELRFKNSTTAYSFTIDNSWIENGEGQYCLAFLTSNNMSTIGIRQQRGIKFGYDLEANTVSFWKTNNCAPWF; translated from the exons ATGGCTTCCTTGTTCATCTTTTCTTTAATTTCAACGTTGGTGATCTCAAACACAGTATTGGCAGCAAAATTAAGTGAAAAGGGGGTGAGTTTGAAAGCACCTCTTCTTCACTGGTCATCCCCCGAATCCCCTTATTATAAACCAAACTCCACAAAGAGAGATTTGATTCAGGCATCAATACGCGCTTCTCATGCTCGAACCAGACATATTGGCAACAAGATATCAG GTAAATATTCAGGAAAATGGGCAGTTTCTCCGGTTACCTGGATAGACGGAGAGTTCGTAATGAAATTCAGTGTGGGAACTCCACCGGTTGACACCTACGCAACTCCGGACACCGGTAGCGATCTGGTGTGGTTACAATGTGGATCTCCGAGTTGCTCCCATTGTTTCAAGCAAAGAAACCCTTATTTCGATCCAAGCAAATCCACAACATATAAAAGACTCCAATGTCGTGATCCAGATTGCAGAACAGCACTCGGAGATCAGCACAGCAATTGCAAACAATCAACCGATACTTGCACGTACCACGCAGAATACGCCGACGGAAGTTACTCGGAAGGCGTAGTTATCGAAGACGTTTTCACATTCGTAGAAGATCTCGATCCAGTTGGAAATTACACAATCAAGGACGCCATTTTCGGATGCGGATTTAAAAATACACAAGGCATCCCAGACCCGGACAACGGCTACGAAGCTCCCGGAATAGTTGGGTTGAGCAGTGAACCAAGTTCTCTCGTCTCTCAGTTAACATTAGGTCACCTGAAGCTATTCTCATATTGCAtagcacaagaaaaagaaaacgcTAAAATCGAAATACGATTCGGTATAGCAGCAAGTGTTTCGGGGGATTCAACCGCATTAGCACCAAATAAGTATGGTTTGTACTTCTTGAGAGATGTAGAGGGACTTTATTctgatgaaaataaaataaaagcacCAGAATGGGTATTTCAATATGCAGATGGAGGACTTGGAGGAGTATTGATTGATACAGGAACCACTAATACTATATTTAACCATTTTGTTGTGGAGAATCTAGTGCTGGTTTTGAAAGATCAGATTGCTGCGGTTAGCCGAATCGATGAAAGTAATTCGGGGTATAGCTTGTGttatgaaagggaagaatggTCGAGTGTTACATTACCTGATATTGAGTTGAGGTTTAAGAATTCAACAACAGCTTATTCGTTTACGATTGATAATAGTTGGATTGAGAATGGAGAAGGTCAGTATTGTTTGGCGTTTTTAACGTCAAATAATATGTCTACTATTGGGATTAGACAACAAAGAGGTATTAAATTTGGGTATGATTTGGAAGCTAATACTGTTTCTTTCTGGAAGACTAATAATTGTGCTCCCTGGTTTTGA